A region of Malaciobacter marinus DNA encodes the following proteins:
- a CDS encoding polyribonucleotide nucleotidyltransferase — translation MSTVCEFELNGKDEIFEFDKVAKQANGSVLARLGNAVVLATVVSEFDNPVEEDFTPLTVQYVEKTYAAAKLPGGFIKREAKPSEFETLTSRVIDRSLRPLFPKGYVYPTTITVIVLSADKDVDLQALGLNAASAALYTSNLPIKKSIAGVRIGKVNNEYIVNPTSDQMTESTLDLYVAGSKEELLMIEMKSISSEEMVEVDIEAFTKIHKTNEVNEDNLVEAIEIAQNVLKEVNTTYENGFETVCKEQKNVELIEFTIDEAIINNVRNNYNTNVNDAIKKLAKSERAVELKELAKHILEKEYKENENINLAQVYEAVSIVKKEIVRKMIVEDKVRADGRGLKDVRPISIETNILPSTHSSCLFTRGETQALVIGTIAGPKDGQMYEILTNKSTSMENFMVHYNFPGFSVGEAKPMFGVGRRELGHGNLGKKALEATIDKDFNETIRLVSEILESNGSSSMATVCGGSLALKAAGIPISGLVAGVAMGMVVEDEKYSVLTDIMGLEDHDGDMDFKVAGTSEGITALQMDIKLGGIELNVLKEALLQAKEGRLHILNLMEEAAKEIVPSDALPLVEQFAIDPSKIMVVIGKAGSTIKEIIEKFSVSIDLDRDSGNVKVSGEDKQNVLDACEHIKTISNNATSRKESGKNIDFGKLYTPEEVLEGKVERITDFGAFISLPKGGEGLLHISKISKERVKNVSDVLSVGEEVKIKVLNVKKDRIELASTLL, via the coding sequence ATGTCAACAGTGTGTGAGTTTGAATTAAATGGAAAAGATGAAATATTTGAATTTGATAAAGTAGCAAAGCAAGCTAATGGATCAGTATTAGCAAGATTGGGGAATGCAGTTGTATTAGCAACAGTAGTAAGTGAATTTGATAATCCAGTAGAAGAGGATTTTACTCCATTGACTGTTCAATATGTAGAAAAAACATATGCTGCTGCTAAGCTTCCAGGTGGATTTATAAAAAGAGAAGCAAAACCAAGTGAATTTGAAACTTTAACTTCACGAGTAATTGATAGAAGTTTAAGACCACTTTTCCCAAAAGGATATGTATATCCTACAACAATTACTGTTATTGTTCTAAGTGCAGATAAAGATGTTGATTTACAAGCATTAGGTTTAAATGCAGCTAGTGCAGCTTTATATACTTCAAATTTACCTATTAAAAAATCTATTGCAGGTGTAAGAATTGGAAAAGTTAATAATGAATATATAGTTAATCCTACTTCTGATCAAATGACAGAATCTACACTAGATTTATATGTAGCTGGTTCTAAAGAAGAATTACTAATGATTGAAATGAAATCAATTTCAAGTGAAGAGATGGTTGAAGTAGATATCGAAGCTTTTACAAAAATTCATAAAACAAATGAAGTGAATGAAGATAATCTTGTAGAAGCAATAGAAATTGCACAAAATGTATTAAAAGAAGTTAATACAACTTATGAAAATGGATTTGAAACAGTTTGTAAAGAACAAAAAAATGTTGAACTTATTGAGTTTACTATTGATGAAGCAATAATTAATAATGTAAGAAACAATTATAATACAAATGTAAATGATGCTATTAAGAAACTTGCAAAGAGTGAAAGAGCTGTAGAATTAAAAGAACTTGCAAAACATATTTTAGAAAAAGAGTATAAAGAAAATGAAAATATAAATCTTGCTCAAGTTTATGAAGCAGTTTCAATTGTAAAAAAAGAGATAGTAAGAAAAATGATTGTTGAAGACAAAGTTAGAGCTGATGGAAGAGGGCTTAAAGATGTAAGACCTATTTCTATAGAGACTAATATACTTCCTTCAACTCACTCTTCTTGTTTATTTACAAGAGGTGAAACTCAAGCCTTGGTTATAGGAACAATTGCAGGACCTAAAGATGGGCAAATGTATGAAATTTTAACAAATAAATCTACATCTATGGAAAACTTTATGGTACATTATAATTTTCCAGGCTTTTCAGTTGGTGAAGCAAAACCTATGTTTGGTGTAGGTAGAAGAGAATTGGGTCATGGGAATCTTGGTAAAAAAGCTTTAGAAGCTACAATTGATAAAGATTTTAATGAAACAATAAGATTAGTATCTGAAATACTTGAGTCAAATGGTTCTTCTTCTATGGCTACTGTTTGTGGTGGTTCTTTGGCACTTAAAGCAGCTGGTATTCCAATTTCAGGTTTAGTTGCTGGTGTTGCAATGGGAATGGTAGTAGAAGATGAAAAATATTCAGTTTTAACTGATATTATGGGTCTTGAAGATCATGATGGAGATATGGACTTTAAAGTAGCAGGGACAAGTGAAGGTATTACAGCACTTCAAATGGATATTAAATTAGGTGGAATAGAACTTAATGTATTAAAAGAAGCATTACTTCAAGCAAAAGAAGGAAGATTACATATTTTAAATCTTATGGAAGAAGCTGCAAAAGAGATTGTTCCAAGTGATGCCTTACCATTAGTTGAACAATTCGCAATTGATCCAAGTAAAATAATGGTTGTAATTGGAAAAGCTGGTTCAACTATAAAAGAAATAATTGAAAAATTCTCTGTTTCAATTGACTTAGATAGAGATAGCGGAAATGTAAAAGTAAGTGGAGAGGATAAACAGAATGTACTTGATGCTTGTGAGCATATAAAAACAATTTCAAATAATGCAACTTCAAGAAAAGAAAGTGGCAAAAATATTGATTTTGGTAAGCTTTATACACCAGAAGAAGTATTAGAAGGTAAAGTTGAGAGAATTACAGATTTTGGTGCATTTATATCTTTACCAAAAGGCGGAGAAGGTCTACTACACATATCTAAGATCTCAAAAGAGAGAGTTAAAAATGTATCTGATGTTTTAAGTGTAGGAGAAGAAGTAAAAATTAAAGTATTAAATGTGAAGAAAGATAGAATAGAATTAGCTTCAACACTATTGTAA
- a CDS encoding phosphoribosyltransferase, whose protein sequence is MQNEQIYFKNRDVAAFRLLDVLPIESMKLEDWTVFATSYGGVPIAKIIANKLESNFDLILSSKIMAPNNEDCEIAIVTESEEVVIHEELAKSFEISLDFIFSKSKQIYDNELMKTVKLYRKDKRIENLTNKNVLLVDEGLNTGLTMMACIKTAINLGAKSVSVATPILPSASVPTIESIADDLYYVKKLDHFVFIDFYYDKLENINFEDIKNIK, encoded by the coding sequence ATGCAAAATGAGCAAATATATTTCAAAAATAGAGATGTAGCTGCTTTTAGATTACTTGATGTATTGCCAATTGAAAGTATGAAACTTGAAGATTGGACAGTTTTTGCAACTTCGTATGGAGGAGTTCCAATTGCAAAAATAATAGCAAATAAACTTGAATCGAACTTTGATTTGATTTTGTCAAGTAAAATAATGGCTCCAAATAATGAAGATTGTGAAATAGCAATTGTAACTGAGTCAGAGGAAGTTGTAATTCATGAAGAACTTGCAAAATCTTTTGAAATTAGTTTAGATTTTATATTCTCAAAGTCTAAACAAATCTATGATAATGAATTAATGAAAACAGTTAAATTATATAGAAAAGATAAAAGAATAGAAAATTTAACAAATAAAAATGTATTATTAGTAGATGAGGGTTTAAATACAGGACTTACAATGATGGCTTGTATTAAAACCGCAATTAATTTAGGTGCAAAGTCTGTATCTGTTGCAACACCAATTTTACCAAGTGCTAGTGTTCCAACAATAGAGTCAATTGCTGATGATTTATATTATGTTAAAAAATTAGATCATTTTGTTTTTATAGATTTTTATTATGATAAACTAGAAAATATTAATTTTGAAGATATAAAAAATATTAAATAA